ACAAAAAACAACATGCAGGTGATTTCAGCACTTCTGGAATTACAGGCGGCATCATCCAACAATGAAGACGTTGAGAGAATTATCAGAGAAAGTCAATTTCGCATGCAGACAATGGCGCTGGCTCACGAAAAACTATACAAATCAAAAGAGCTGTCCCGTATCGATATGGAACCGTACCTTATCGATTTAACCCGGTTCCTTATGACTATTTACGACATTTCGCCGGAGAAAGTCGGTGTCCGGTTTAAAGTCGATAATATAAAACTATTGATCGATCTTGCCATCCCCTGCGGGTTGATCATCAATGAATTACTCTCCAATAGTTTTAAGTATGCATTTCCGGGTGATCGGGAAGGCCGGATCTATATAGAAATGCACAGAGAAGAAAAAACCATCCAGTTGAGTGTAAGCGATAACGGCACAGGATTACCCCATGGGTTTGACATCACGAAGAGCGAAACACTCGGAATACAGCTTGTTTATCAGATCGTCGAGCACCAGTTGCATGGTTCGGTAAGTGCTAAAAGCAATGGCGGACTCCGGTGGCATATCCGGTTTCGTGAGGACCTTTACTCAGAAAGGGTATAACAATGAAAACATCGCCATCAGTACTGATTGTTGAAGATGAAGCTGCTATGGTAATGGCGCTCAAAGCACGATTCAAGGCCGGTGGATTTTCGGTTATCGGATCAGCTTCATCAAAGGAAGAAGCTGTTTCGCTGGCTCTTGAAAAATCGCCGGATTACATAATAATGGATATACGCCTGAGCGGTGAGAGTGATGGTATAGAAGCCGCGCAGGAAATCGCCGATAAACTGAACACCCATATCATTTTCATAACCGGTTATTCGGAAGGAGACACCCGGCGAAGGGCCATGCAGGTGAAGCCGGTAGCCTACTTGGTAAAGCCCTTTGCAATATCGGAACTTATCTCGATAATGAGCCATGACGGGGGTGGACGGTGAAATGGTGGCATAGTATTTGCTTTTTCCTCCAGATAAACACAAATAGAACCATACAGGTATAAAAAGGTTTGGAGTTTTCATGAGCAAAGAAAAGGGTCCATGATACTATGGCTCACGAAAAGCATTCTTCCGGTCCCAAGGGACACAACGGCGGTGGGAATCATGATTCCCATGGGGGCTCACAGAATCATCAGGGCCACCATAAACACATGGTGGAGGATTTCAAACACCGTTTCTGGATATCCCTTGCACTGACCGTCCCGGTTTTAGCCCTGTCTCCCCTGATTCAGGGATTTATCGGTGTGCGGGAGGCGTGGCGGTTTCCGGGTGATAGTTTTCTGCTTTTCGGTTTTTCCTCCCTTATTTTCGTTTATGGCGGTTGGCCTTTTGTTAAGGGGTTGTACAATGAAATGAAAAAGCTGCAGCCGGGGATGATGACCCTGATCGGGTTGGCGATTACGGTTGCTTATGGCTACAGCGCCCTGGTCACCTTCGGTCTTGAGGGTAAAGTATTCTACTGGGAGCTTGCGACACTTATCGATGTTATGCTTTTAGGGCACTGGATCGAAATGCGTTCCATTATGGGAGCGTCGCAGGCGGTCGAATCGCTGGTAAAGCTTCTGCCGTCTCAGGCGCACAAGATTGTTTCCGGGGGTGATACGGAGGATGTCCCCATCAGTGAGCTTAGTATGGAAGACAAGGTGCTTGTCAAGCCTGGGGAAAAAATACCTGTTGACGGCACAATCGTGGAGGGTGAGACGTCGGTTAATGAATCGATGCTGACCGGGGAATCGAAACCGGTGCATAAAAGGGATGGTGAAAAAGTAGTCGGCGGTTCGGTGAATGGTGAAGGCTCCATAAAGGTGAGTGTGGAAAAGACCGGCGAAGATTCCTATTTATCGCAGGTCATCACCATGGTGCGGAATGCACAGCAGGGGAAAAGCCGCACTCAGAACCTGGCCGACAAAGCGGCCGCCTGGCTGGCCGGTATCGCCATTACCGCAGGAATTATAACGCTTATAATATGGCTCGTGGGGTTTGGCGCCGAATTTGTGTTTGCTCTCGAACGGACCGTAACGGTCATGGTAATTACCTGCCCTCATGCCCTTGGGCTTGCCATCCCGCTTGTTGTAGCTATGTCAACCTCACTCAGCGCTTCTCACGGTCTCCTGATCAGGCAGCGAAGCGCATTTGAGCATGCCCGCAATCTTCAGGCGATCATATTCGATAAAACGGGAACATTAACACGGGGAACATTCGGTGTTACTGAAGTCAAGCCATTGTCGAAAGGCATGGATAAGCAAAAAATCCTATCCTATGCCGCCGCAGTTGAAGCCCAGTCGGAACATCCCCTGGCAAAGGCGATTGTAGAGAACGCCGGCGATAAACGGCCACAGGTGAGTGGTTTCAAGTCGATAACCGGACGGGGTGCGCAGGGAACGGTGGATGGCACAGAGGTCAAGGTGGTCAGCCCTGGCTATGTGAATGAAAATAATATCGAATACGATAAAGATGCTCTTACCACTATGCAAAAAGGCGGCAATACCGTCGTATTCGTTGTATTTGATAAAAAGGCTGCAGGATTGATCGCGCTTTCGGATATTGTCCGTGAAGAATCTAAAGAAGCGGTAGCATCCCTGAAAGAGATGGGGATACGGACCATGATGGTAACCGGTGACAATGAAGCGGTGGCCGAATCGGTTGCGAAAGAAATCGGTCTCGATGAATACTTTGCACAGGTGCTTCCGGAAAAGAAAGTAGACAAAATCAAAGAGGTACAATCGCGGGGAATAATTACGGCGATGGTTGGTGATGGTATCAATGATGCTCCGGCGCTCGCTCAGGCCGATATCGGCATTGCAATCGGTGCGGGTACCGATGTTGCCGCCGAAACTGCGGATATCATCCTGGTCCGCAGTAATCCCATGGATGTGGTATCGATTACTGCTCTGGCAAAGGCTACCTACCGCAAAATGCTCCAGAATCTTGCCTGGGCCACCGGCTATAATGTTATCGCAATCCCCCTTGCCGCAGGTGTCCTCTACAATTGGGGAATTATCCTCAGCCCGGCAGCCGGTGCGATCTTAATGTCGGCCAGCACGGTAATCGTGGCCGTTAATGCCCGGTTTTTGAAGGTCCCGCAGTATCAGGAAAAGAAAACCTGATCCTTTTCAGGATTTGAGAAGCCAAATTCGCAGATTTGGGAATACGAAGGAAGGTCAAAAGCCGAAGGCATTAGATCCCAAAACTCAAACAACATTTTAAAAATTTAAGGTCACCCCTGACGAACCATCATCTCCTCCATAACCGACTTAAGTCCCTCCACATACCGTCGTCCGTCTTCACGGCCATCTTCGGGATGAGCTTTATCTTGGAGTGCATCGGGTAAAATCGGCTTTCCGAAGGTTACTTTGATGGTGGTCGGCCGGGGGATTGCCCGTCCTATCGGCATTGCGCGTTCGGTTCCTTTGATAATGACCGGCACTATCGGAAGGGGGCGGTGTTCCAGCACAAGTCCCAGACCGGGGCGGAAGGGAAGGAATTCACGTGATGTTTCCCGCCGTCCTTCGGGATACCAGATAAGGTTACGTTTACGATCGATTGCTGCTGCAGCAAGGGCCATATCTTTGCGTGCATTTCTGCCGTGCTCGATCGGTAGCGCGTAGGCGAGACGGCTGACAAATCTGAACAGCGGATTGCGAAAGGCAACTTCAACCCCCGCAGCCCAGGCACATCCTTTAAGATAATCGTATGGAAGTATTGCGGCAATCACAAAGGAATCGATATAGCTGATATGGTTAGGGGTGATAATGCACTGTCCGGCCTCATACAGGTTGTCGATACCCTCTGTGCGCATACTGAAAAGAGCGCGCATCAGTGTTCTGTTAAAGAGATAGAGCCCGTGGGCGCAAGCCTCCGTTGCCGGGGTGTGGGGCCTGAGCCAGTGCCGTTCAGTAGCATTCAAAAGCTGCTCCGGGGCTCGGAATGGATCGCCACCCTGCTGGGCACCGCTCCGGGTCTGACCGGCGATCTCGCGGAGGAGGTCACGAACCGTTTCGATTCGTCCGATAGCCTGCTCATCGATTTCCACCCCTGTTTTCTCGCTGATGTCAAGGGTTATTTCGAGCCATCCGAGAGAATCGATTCCCAGATCGATTTGAGGTGATGTGTCGGGTGTGAGGGGGAAGTCGCTGAAACGACGGGCCAGGATTTCCCATGCTGTGTGAGACGCGGGATTTTCGAGCAAAGCTTTGTCATCGGAACTCATTTCTTCGATGGGGATCGGGCCTGCGTGCGGCAGTGGAGACTCCCGGCTTTTCTCTGCGCGGCTATAGTGCTCATCAAGCAGATGACGCCGTATTTTACCCAACCGGGTCCGGGGGAGATTTTCACGAGATATCACATACTGTGCGATACGTTTATAGGTGGGCAGGTTTTTGCTTTGTTCTTCCATAGCCTCTCTGATCGCTTCACCGGCAGGCATGCCGTGGCCGGTGATTGCACCGATATCGGGTACCACAACCGCAGAGAGTTTCCCCTCGCGCATCAGTACCCCTGCCTCTTCGATAAAGCGATGCTTTTCGTACCACTCTTCGATCTCATCGGGCTGAATGTTTTCGCCGCTTTCGGTTACCATCACTGTCGATATTCTTCCGGTGATAAAGAGAAATCCATGGTTGTCGACATATCCCAGATCACCGGTGCGAAACCAGCCATCGGGGGTAAATGCTTTTTTTGTTTCTTCATCGAGGTTTCGATAGCCTTTGAAAACATTCGGCCCCTGTACCTGTATTTCTCCCTGGCCGGTAACACTTTCGGGTGAATTTGACTTATGGATACGCAGCCCGACCTTATCGATTATCCGTCCGGCGCTTCCAGGCTTTGCCATGCTCGGAAGGTTGAGGGTGAGCAGGGGTGATGTTTCGGTGAGTCCATAACCGGCGGCAACGGTGAATCCGAGGGATTCCAGTTTCAAGAAAAGCTCTTTGGAAAGAGCGGAACCGCCTGAGGCGGTCACCCGGAGATGGGGACCGATACGGCGCCGAAGCGGCTGTAAGAAAATTGCACCGATTCCGGTGTTAAACCGCTTCCTGAGCACCATTGACACCTTCAACCCTGTCCGCAGAGCAATACCCGCCGGCCCCTTGTATTCTTGCAGTGAATGTTCGATGTTTTCATAGAACGCGCGATAAAGGCGGGGGACGCCGATGATAACCCTTGCATCACCCTCCTTTATAGCGCGCATAAGGTGCGGGCCGGTAATGGTATGGGGAAAAATCACACAGACACCCAGCGAGAGCGGTGCAAAAAGACCGATAAAAAGTGGATATACATGATGTAACGGAAGCGGCAACAGAACTCGGTCGTCCCGGTTTATCAGTTTTGCATTGGCAACCGTTTCGAGTTGAAAGGCGATATTCTGAGCGCTCAGTGGTACGCCCTTTGACGGACCGGTTGTTCCTGATGTGTAAAACAGCACTGCAACATCATCCGGTTCAAGGGACGGCAATTCTCCGGTGGGGTGGCGATAGGTGTCGGTTTCATCAAGCCGGATCAGTTCGGGCGTGGATTTGAGAGAGAGCTGCTCGATCTTTTCAAAAGAAGAGTCATCGGCAATAATAAGCCGCAAAGCGGCATCGTCGATTATATGCTCAAGCGAATCATCGTCAAGCTGCCGGTCAATAGGGACAAGGACTGCACCGGCCCTGATCAGCGCAAGGGCAATGGTTGTCGTTTGTATTGAAGGCCGTGCGATAAGCCCCACCCGGTCGCCTTTTTGAATCATTCCGGCGCCAATTCCCCGGGCAAGGGAATTCATGTGTGAAGAAAGCTCTTCGAAAGTACATCGATAAATGGTGTCACTTTCCCCGAATTCGATGATTGCGGTTTTTGAACCGTATTGCTTGAGCACATCGGTAAGACGGTGAAGAGTATTGGTAAGGGCGCTCATAAGTTTACTCCGAGGTTCCCATAATGGATATCGCAGCAATTCCGATTTCCATAACACCCAAAAAATTTTTTAGTTTATGCTTTCTGTTGAATTAAAAAGGCCCTTGCCTTATCCGGCGAGAGGGCCCAATCGACATTCATGTGAATACGAATTACTTTTCAAGGTATGGAATTTTGTCTCCAGCGTTTTTAGCGGTTACCGGAAAGGATGCGCACATCATGCATGACCTCCGGTTGGAGCATGACGGCCTGCGCGCGTGCCG
This region of Chitinivibrionales bacterium genomic DNA includes:
- a CDS encoding PAS domain S-box protein — protein: MSRGIFSALTRLLKKLPVILLKNSGVSVRRNCLQERAEKKIEEGILKAFETGEADVEAELVARDGRKKPHYFTGRRIEYEGRSCLIGMGIDVSKRKQAEEELKASLQEKNTLLQELYHRTKNNMQVISALLELQAASSNNEDVERIIRESQFRMQTMALAHEKLYKSKELSRIDMEPYLIDLTRFLMTIYDISPEKVGVRFKVDNIKLLIDLAIPCGLIINELLSNSFKYAFPGDREGRIYIEMHREEKTIQLSVSDNGTGLPHGFDITKSETLGIQLVYQIVEHQLHGSVSAKSNGGLRWHIRFREDLYSERV
- a CDS encoding response regulator, whose product is MKTSPSVLIVEDEAAMVMALKARFKAGGFSVIGSASSKEEAVSLALEKSPDYIIMDIRLSGESDGIEAAQEIADKLNTHIIFITGYSEGDTRRRAMQVKPVAYLVKPFAISELISIMSHDGGGR
- a CDS encoding copper-translocating P-type ATPase; translated protein: MAHEKHSSGPKGHNGGGNHDSHGGSQNHQGHHKHMVEDFKHRFWISLALTVPVLALSPLIQGFIGVREAWRFPGDSFLLFGFSSLIFVYGGWPFVKGLYNEMKKLQPGMMTLIGLAITVAYGYSALVTFGLEGKVFYWELATLIDVMLLGHWIEMRSIMGASQAVESLVKLLPSQAHKIVSGGDTEDVPISELSMEDKVLVKPGEKIPVDGTIVEGETSVNESMLTGESKPVHKRDGEKVVGGSVNGEGSIKVSVEKTGEDSYLSQVITMVRNAQQGKSRTQNLADKAAAWLAGIAITAGIITLIIWLVGFGAEFVFALERTVTVMVITCPHALGLAIPLVVAMSTSLSASHGLLIRQRSAFEHARNLQAIIFDKTGTLTRGTFGVTEVKPLSKGMDKQKILSYAAAVEAQSEHPLAKAIVENAGDKRPQVSGFKSITGRGAQGTVDGTEVKVVSPGYVNENNIEYDKDALTTMQKGGNTVVFVVFDKKAAGLIALSDIVREESKEAVASLKEMGIRTMMVTGDNEAVAESVAKEIGLDEYFAQVLPEKKVDKIKEVQSRGIITAMVGDGINDAPALAQADIGIAIGAGTDVAAETADIILVRSNPMDVVSITALAKATYRKMLQNLAWATGYNVIAIPLAAGVLYNWGIILSPAAGAILMSASTVIVAVNARFLKVPQYQEKKT
- a CDS encoding AMP-binding protein, giving the protein MSALTNTLHRLTDVLKQYGSKTAIIEFGESDTIYRCTFEELSSHMNSLARGIGAGMIQKGDRVGLIARPSIQTTTIALALIRAGAVLVPIDRQLDDDSLEHIIDDAALRLIIADDSSFEKIEQLSLKSTPELIRLDETDTYRHPTGELPSLEPDDVAVLFYTSGTTGPSKGVPLSAQNIAFQLETVANAKLINRDDRVLLPLPLHHVYPLFIGLFAPLSLGVCVIFPHTITGPHLMRAIKEGDARVIIGVPRLYRAFYENIEHSLQEYKGPAGIALRTGLKVSMVLRKRFNTGIGAIFLQPLRRRIGPHLRVTASGGSALSKELFLKLESLGFTVAAGYGLTETSPLLTLNLPSMAKPGSAGRIIDKVGLRIHKSNSPESVTGQGEIQVQGPNVFKGYRNLDEETKKAFTPDGWFRTGDLGYVDNHGFLFITGRISTVMVTESGENIQPDEIEEWYEKHRFIEEAGVLMREGKLSAVVVPDIGAITGHGMPAGEAIREAMEEQSKNLPTYKRIAQYVISRENLPRTRLGKIRRHLLDEHYSRAEKSRESPLPHAGPIPIEEMSSDDKALLENPASHTAWEILARRFSDFPLTPDTSPQIDLGIDSLGWLEITLDISEKTGVEIDEQAIGRIETVRDLLREIAGQTRSGAQQGGDPFRAPEQLLNATERHWLRPHTPATEACAHGLYLFNRTLMRALFSMRTEGIDNLYEAGQCIITPNHISYIDSFVIAAILPYDYLKGCAWAAGVEVAFRNPLFRFVSRLAYALPIEHGRNARKDMALAAAAIDRKRNLIWYPEGRRETSREFLPFRPGLGLVLEHRPLPIVPVIIKGTERAMPIGRAIPRPTTIKVTFGKPILPDALQDKAHPEDGREDGRRYVEGLKSVMEEMMVRQG